From the genome of Gorilla gorilla gorilla isolate KB3781 chromosome 4, NHGRI_mGorGor1-v2.1_pri, whole genome shotgun sequence:
CTCAGAGCAGCTTCTACACCACAGCCATTTCCAGCATGAAGATCACTGGGGGTCTCCTTCTGCTCTGTACAGTGGTCTATTTCTGTAGCAGCTCAGGTAAGTTAAGGTCAGACAGTGCCCTATATAGCCATTAAGATTGTTTTCACAAATAATCCCTCCTGCGATGTGAGCATCTCAGAAACATCTGGTTGTAAGAATTTAAAGTGTACTGGTTTGTAATAGGATCTTATGTTCCATCTGGAGTTTGAAAGACTTGAGTCCAATGTCTTCACTTTCAAGGATTCTTATTTGCATCCATAGAACAAAAAATGATCTAATTTCTCTGTAAGTCttccatttctatgttcatatggACACTGGAAGTTGTCAGTGTTATTAGATATACGATTTCTTAGTGCAAAGATACAGAAAAACTTGGATGTCTTCCCAAATCAGTTTGGGgggattaaaataaaacacaagtctCAAAAAGCCAAGGGTCAACAATTAGACTTTTATACtgtgaaaaattaattaaagtgTCTCCAACCACATAAAGACATTCAATTGCATTTCTTTATGTCAATTGGGaaggaaaggatatcagagatgaTCCTTCAGGCTCTTAGGAGTGATGATTTTAATACTTCTTATTGCTACTTGACTTTGGCCATTATCAAAAACACTATGAGGTTCagaaaacattccatgatcaATAAATAGAGGAAATTTTTATAATTCTCTTACCTAAACCAAGGGTTAACCTAACCCATTGGCCATTCAACTTCCTCAGCAAACAACTAGGATTTTGCATAAGGATGGAGAGTGTGCTGAATCTCATTGCTAAAGGAAATGTAGAGTAATTATATAGGATGAAACTTATATTAATTAATGAGATTTaaagtttgctttatttttaacatcttcACCTGTATCTCTTTTTCAGAAGCTGCtagtctgtctccaaaaaaagtaaGTATGTTGAATAACATTTTAATGTCAATAACTATTGACTGTCATTTAGTCAACATATATGTAGGATAAATTCAGTATGTTTAGGGGGATTCGAGAGGGAGGCAAACACACATGGAGAAATGGTATCTGTTCTCCAGAAGGCAACTGAAGAAATATGACATACATATAaacaaccatattttaaaaatgttttttaaaaatgccagagTTAAAGAAGGGAGAACTGCCTTCCAGCTGAGAGGTTGGTGATGTTTTCATAAAAGGCATAACGTGTAAAAGGCAGAGCAAAAGTACCCCGATAAATTGCACAGgctctggattcaaatcctaacTCTACTACTTACCAGCATTTATCTTCAACAAGTTATCTCTATTTCTAAGCTTTAATTTTCACATTTGTAAAGAGAGGTAATAGTAGAATTTACTCTAGTTGTTCTGAAGATTAAACAAGAAAATTCACGTAAGATTTAAGTTTAATGCCTAGCCCAGAAATGCCCAGCAATTGTTAACTGAGTgtagtagaaaaaaatagaataccaGTAGTGCTAGTATTTGTCATAGTGATAACAGTAGTACTTAAAGAAGTGGCCAAGCAACATCTGAATATCTGAGCTGGGACTTCCAGCCCTTGTAGTATATCTAATAGTGGCCTAGCTTGGGGTCTGGGAGAAAAACAGGACATTTGCTTGTATATGACACAGGTGGACTGCAGCATTTACAAGAAGTATCCAGTGGTGGCCATCCCCTGCCCCATCACATACCTGCCAGTTTGTGGTTCTGACTACATCACCTATGGGAATGAATGTCACTTGTGTACCGAGAGCTTGTGAGTACCTcataagaagaaaatgagatcTGGAGTCAGTGCTCTCTACTACAAACGCTTCTACTTTCCACGATCCAGCTTAAATCTCTATAAGCTGTAATTTATAATTATTCCCACCCAGAACAGCAGGTGGGGATAGAAAACTGACTGTTGCACAATCAGACAGGGTGGAGTCACCTGCTCTGCCAGTTTGGACTAGTCCCATCCCATCACAGAACCTCCAGTTCCTGTCTGTCAATTGTGAGAATCCAGTAAGACTGTGGATTCTCAAACTGCTGTCCCCAGAGCACAGAGGTTCTATAGAGGCAAGTCAGGCGTCACCATTAGGGTTAAAGGGACCATTTGGGGTAGTTTACAACATAAAGTTCAGCTTTGACTATTTTAAGTAGTGGAGTGCCATACAATATCATGTTTGAAGAAAGGGCCCTGAATCCCCACCCcccataaaataattgaaaactacTACACTACCTGACTTAGATTCTAAGATAATTAACATTCTCACTGCAGCTTGATTCTTAGACAAAGCGTCCCTAGAGGTTCTTTATCTTCGAATTTCTAGAGGCTCTAAGTATCTGTAGCTTTAAGGGGGGAATAAGGCTACAAAAGTGATTACTTTTCCTTTATCTAAAATAAGGGATGCAAGCTGTCAGTATTTGGACCAGAATACCACGGACGTGTTTTGTTTAGGTATTTTGTTTGGCCCACAAAATGTTTTTGCAGAAATGTAGCTAGGCAGATGTCACTTCTTTGGTACAAGACATGCAAATTACACTTAACTGTCTCATAGCAAGTCCGCTGTGATCATCGTTAACTCTTTTAGGCCACTGGATTTTGGACACTTAGATCTTGCGATCTAAGTTTTCATCTTTGTGATTATCTTAACAAGTGAGAACAACAAGCCCTTAGCCCAAAAGGACATGTCTATGTATTTATTCCTATTTGGGAGGTTTTATTTCACAAAAGGGAAAATTCTGTAACATAGGCAGACTGGGAAACTAGCCCTTGGCCAGGAAACTAGCTGTTTTCAAGGGACACTGGAGAGAAACATGATGAAAGTCCTCCTCACTAATGCAGGATCCAGCTTCGTCAAAGGACTTGCTGACCAGGAAAAGCTGAGAGACAAGCCCTCTCAATTTTGTCAGAGTactctttctttgttgttttaagacactggGTGGTCAGCAGGGCTCTGGAATCAGAGGAGGCAGCAGAGGGGTGGAATTATCACTGGACTAGGGAAATTCTGCTTCTTCCTCTGTCAGAATGTGCTTTGGCAATGTCATTCattttctgagactcagtttccttatctgtaaaatgaggtgcTGCCTCATAATCTCTATAGTTCCTTTCAGCTCTAACATTACATAAAATTTCCTCTTGTGCTAATGAATCTTGTGAACTGTGTCTTCCCTTAGGAAAAGTAATGGAAGAGTTCAGTTTCTTCACGATGGAAGTTGCTAAATTCTCCATGGACATAGAGAGAAAGGAATGATAttctcatcatcatcttcatcatcccaGGCTCTGACTGAGTTTCTTTCAGTTTTACTGATGTTCTgggtgggggacagagccagattcAGAGTAATCTTGATTGAATG
Proteins encoded in this window:
- the SPINK7 gene encoding serine protease inhibitor Kazal-type 7 — encoded protein: MKITGGLLLLCTVVYFCSSSEAASLSPKKVDCSIYKKYPVVAIPCPITYLPVCGSDYITYGNECHLCTESLKSNGRVQFLHDGSC